The following proteins are encoded in a genomic region of Tigriopus californicus strain San Diego chromosome 6, Tcal_SD_v2.1, whole genome shotgun sequence:
- the LOC131882013 gene encoding cuticle protein 8-like, which yields MKTFFALSALLAVTVAAPADPYHPAPYHPAPSYHDGPAYYNYGYAVHDDYSGTNFQASENSDGYGTKGEYSVLLPDGRTQTVTYTADDYTGYVADVKYDGYAKPAPYHPAPAPYHPAPYHPVPAPYHPEPTPYHPAPASYHPAPYHPAPYHPAPYNG from the exons atgaaG accttttttgctctctctGCCCTTTTGGCTGTGACTGTGGCCGCTCCTGCTGATCCTTACCATCCTGCTCCATACCACCCTGCCCCCTCATACCATGATGGACCTGCTTACTACAACTATGGGTATGCTGTTCATGACGATTACAGTGGCACCAATTTCCAAGCTAGTGAGAATAGCGATGGTTATGGCACCAAAGGCGAATACAGTGTCCTTCTTCCCGATGGTCGCACCCAAACTGTGACCTACACCGCCGATGACTACACTGGTTATGTGGCTGATGTCAAGTACGATGGTTATGCTAAGCCCGCCCCCTACCatcctgctcctgctccttaCCACCCTGCTCCTTATCATCCTGTTCCTGCTCCTTACCATCCTGAGCCTACTCCTTACCATCCTGCACCCGCCTCTTATCATCCCGCCCCTTATCATCCCGCTCCTTATCATCCTGCTCCTTATAATGgttga